Proteins found in one Sporosarcina jeotgali genomic segment:
- a CDS encoding flagellar hook-basal body protein: protein MIRTMTTAVNTMNQLQNNLDIIGNNLSNIGTHGYQSNQASFQEMLYQQFNNDKADTAQRQTPEGIRYGVGAMLGQTQMNWKVGTLQQTGRNLDFALTQPKNYFNVLVQGPDGPETVYTRQGNFYLSPGQGNQTALVDGEGNAVADRAGNAITFNGSVNSFELKPDGTVVAKSADGTEQTAELAVTLIERPNLMTRLSSTHFTLPANLDELNVTEADILTEITGPDVGIQQGALEGSNVDYQKEMTDLINVQRAYQFNSRTVSIADQMLGLVNNIR from the coding sequence ATGATTCGTACGATGACAACAGCTGTTAATACGATGAACCAGCTGCAAAATAATCTGGATATCATCGGTAATAATTTATCCAATATAGGCACACACGGTTACCAGTCCAATCAGGCGAGTTTTCAGGAAATGCTGTATCAGCAGTTCAACAATGACAAAGCAGATACAGCGCAGCGCCAAACACCTGAAGGCATCCGATATGGTGTCGGAGCGATGCTGGGTCAAACGCAGATGAACTGGAAAGTGGGAACGCTGCAGCAAACAGGAAGAAACCTGGATTTCGCTCTCACGCAGCCGAAAAACTATTTCAACGTACTCGTGCAAGGTCCAGATGGTCCTGAAACGGTGTATACACGTCAGGGGAACTTCTATCTGTCACCTGGTCAGGGAAACCAGACAGCACTCGTTGACGGCGAAGGAAATGCCGTTGCAGACCGTGCGGGGAATGCGATCACGTTCAATGGTTCTGTAAATTCGTTTGAACTGAAGCCGGATGGCACAGTAGTCGCGAAGTCGGCAGATGGTACGGAGCAGACAGCTGAATTGGCAGTTACCTTAATCGAGCGACCCAACCTGATGACACGCTTGTCCTCGACGCATTTCACACTTCCTGCTAATTTGGATGAACTGAATGTAACGGAAGCCGATATTTTAACAGAAATTACTGGCCCGGACGTCGGTATACAGCAAGGTGCTCTTGAAGGGTCCAATGTTGACTATCAGAAAGAAATGACAGACCTCATCAACGTACAGCGAGCGTATCAATTCAACTCACGCACTGTTTCAATCGCTGATCAGATGCTCGGCCTGGTCAATAATATCCGGTGA
- a CDS encoding DNA-directed RNA polymerase subunit beta, whose amino-acid sequence MTDDKRTTDIPSNSPAEPNKPIAKSRTEARATHAATAQSASENEQITRSKRKSEAKPVKKEKAVQKTRGKRSEKTETEEAAEAKPVRWVQIRILPIYVRVLLVIVLLAAAAVLGALIGYSVLGDGAAGGIFQKDTWMHMFDIMSGKEK is encoded by the coding sequence ATGACAGATGATAAAAGAACGACAGACATCCCGTCCAATTCGCCAGCAGAGCCGAATAAGCCAATTGCCAAAAGTCGAACCGAAGCAAGAGCGACCCATGCAGCAACGGCTCAATCTGCATCCGAAAACGAGCAGATAACGCGCAGTAAACGAAAATCTGAAGCGAAGCCTGTGAAAAAAGAGAAAGCTGTCCAAAAAACACGAGGCAAGCGCAGTGAGAAGACGGAAACCGAAGAAGCGGCGGAAGCAAAGCCGGTCCGCTGGGTTCAAATCCGGATTCTACCAATTTACGTACGCGTTCTTCTGGTGATTGTGCTGCTCGCTGCAGCTGCAGTGCTCGGGGCTTTAATCGGCTATAGCGTCCTTGGGGACGGGGCCGCAGGCGGGATCTTCCAAAAAGATACATGGATGCATATGTTTGATATTATGAGCGGTAAAGAGAAATGA